From a single Lactococcus allomyrinae genomic region:
- a CDS encoding DUF916 and DUF3324 domain-containing protein, whose amino-acid sequence MKKYRKILLLIATIFTLGAMSKVAYANEFNFSVNPVLPENQIGQSGYFNLEMNPGQSQTLTVTLKNSTEKTVIVEEAIASATTNINGVIEYSPNKIKPDRTLKYNLADYATMPKEITLTPKSSQQVKINVKMPDETFKGVIAGGITFKEKDSGTTASKSKGLSIQNKYAYVVALLMQQDKTVVAPDLKMNAVAPGQVNYRNVINANLQNPNAGYLNQMYAQATIKGLSNTSLSYTANKEMMQMAPNTNFDYPIAIGEGKRLEAGKYRLTMTVYGQKDANGKYSSKDAAGKAQKFDYRWQFTRDFTISGETARKLNAKDVTVKPEAWYKNWLIWMGIILILLALLFLFFLLWKRRKDEEDEEEQPSEKEALQAQLETIKAQLNEESKEVSEKDE is encoded by the coding sequence ATGAAAAAATATAGAAAAATTTTGTTATTAATTGCGACAATCTTTACGCTTGGAGCAATGAGTAAAGTGGCTTATGCCAATGAGTTTAACTTCTCGGTGAACCCCGTTCTCCCAGAAAATCAAATCGGTCAAAGTGGGTATTTCAATTTAGAAATGAACCCTGGTCAATCTCAGACTTTAACGGTTACGCTCAAAAACTCAACAGAGAAAACGGTAATTGTTGAAGAAGCAATCGCAAGTGCGACAACGAATATTAATGGCGTCATCGAATATTCTCCGAATAAGATTAAGCCAGATCGCACTTTAAAGTATAATCTTGCAGACTATGCGACGATGCCTAAAGAAATTACCCTTACTCCTAAATCATCACAACAGGTAAAAATTAATGTTAAGATGCCTGATGAAACTTTTAAAGGGGTTATCGCAGGTGGGATTACATTTAAAGAAAAAGATTCTGGCACAACAGCTTCCAAATCTAAAGGGTTGAGTATTCAAAATAAATATGCGTATGTCGTTGCACTTTTGATGCAACAAGATAAAACAGTGGTTGCACCAGATTTAAAAATGAACGCTGTGGCCCCAGGCCAAGTGAATTATAGAAATGTCATCAATGCTAATCTACAAAATCCAAATGCAGGATACCTTAATCAAATGTATGCGCAAGCAACGATTAAGGGCTTAAGTAATACGAGTTTGTCCTATACTGCAAATAAAGAAATGATGCAAATGGCGCCTAATACTAATTTTGATTATCCTATTGCGATTGGTGAAGGAAAGCGTCTTGAGGCAGGGAAGTATCGTTTAACAATGACGGTCTATGGCCAAAAAGATGCAAATGGAAAGTATTCATCTAAAGATGCGGCAGGTAAAGCGCAGAAATTTGATTATCGCTGGCAATTTACGCGAGACTTTACAATTTCTGGAGAGACGGCAAGAAAATTAAATGCTAAGGATGTCACGGTTAAACCAGAAGCTTGGTATAAAAACTGGTTGATTTGGATGGGAATAATCCTGATTCTTTTGGCCCTGCTTTTCCTCTTCTTCCTCTTGTGGAAACGCCGTAAAGATGAGGAAGACGAGGAAGAACAGCCCTCCGAAAAAGAAGCACTTCAAGCTCAACTTGAAACGATTAAAGCGCAATTGAATGAAGAGAGCAAAGAAGTTTCTGAAAAAGATGAGTAA